The following are from one region of the Saccharomyces kudriavzevii IFO 1802 strain IFO1802 genome assembly, chromosome: 12 genome:
- the MNL2 gene encoding putative mannosidase MNL2 (similar to Saccharomyces cerevisiae MNL2 (YLR057W); ancestral locus Anc_8.39), with the protein MSIARLIYSLFRRVRSVLLLFITISLLFYYTFQNEIDILNSYALNDSLPSINNNEHTIKKSSNLESADLHLSTSDRIDTDRNNNVAVDLADPATLREKNMYFPLLLRESSELIGSNLPLSSLLTYKEKHPVLFEYSLPSQTSLIQDDTRKDRPATQLPPDIDMVKQVKDIFMKSWNQEQLLLKSNLRREVTWPVELIDSLDTLYLCGETKLFQDSVNLIEDFDFRAPPLAMEVIDIPDITTRVLEGLLSAYELSMDKRLLNKAKQAADFILRSFDTPNRIPILKFFWKSDLRNRFPDRTVPSGQLTTMSLAFIRLSQLAHLNKYFDAVERVFATLRQSYNEFDMDFMLPDVVDASGCRLLTPKEIEKGVHIKGSKIMKSIDEDFKFVHCQQQGIFLKSPTEDNPQQLPQHQTYGINEKTLPILENLFKINDLFQFSYDILDGSSKNANAAPTDSNINTDMGPDDEFIKEDDELIQKRNLKSGTKKDSTKNTPNGKSVIDSQMFLTYFINHIFKFMTFQPMFPKKIGDQKIKFLSSILTNSQFMPTTNELDVTIRRSYDVSSSSCRLGGILGLSSRVSPQSGTNGKYILPSSLLEMSETITQSCFLLMKEFDGLVPQRFELDPCADGDCEFDSGIKSQMILDGEYETIENDQSIGIEVWNHGRDGGVQKAKRNSIVEGGTTKAQSTTNDKPGNAKAVAAGNDDERTQMRRVFTLGKNIKPHITKNDISGSQWNNHPDWPFWVNKVESRRLLDSNIIESVFYMYRISGKQKWRTMGKQSFEILIKEMIKLNSGAKGLWQVKEFYENGEKVNNDLPSYWFSRTLKYYLLLFSDGDEISLDKYILTQGGHVIKKK; encoded by the coding sequence ACTGACAGGAACAACAACGTTGCCGTGGACTTGGCAGATCCCGCTACattaagagaaaaaaacatgtACTTCCCGCTGCTGTTAAGGGAATCGTCTGAGCTAATTGGTTCGAATTTACCGCTTTCATCCCTATTGACATATAAGGAAAAGCATCCCGTCCTGTTTGAATACTCATTGCCTTCTCAAACATCTCTAATACAGGATGACACTCGTAAAGACCGGCCCGCCACGCAATTGCCTCCAGATATTGACATGGTCAAACAGGTGAAAGACATTTTCATGAAATCGTGGAACCAAGAACAGCTACTATTGAAAAGTAATCTAAGAAGAGAAGTCACCTGGCCCGTGGAGCTAATTGATTCTTTAGATACCCTGTATTTATGTGGTGAAACAAAACTTTTCCAAGATTCTGTTAATCTAATTGAAGACTTTGACTTTCGGGCACCTCCGCTGGCAATGGAAGTTATTGATATCCCTGACATCACCACCCGTGTACTTGAAGGGCTGCTGTCTGCGTACGAACTATCAATGGATAAAAGATTACTTAACAAGGCAAAGCAAGCCGCGGATTTTATACTACGATCTTTTGACACCCCTAATAGAATTcccattttgaaatttttttggaaatctGACCTGAGAAATAGATTTCCCGATCGCACTGTCCCATCGGGGCAATTGACTACAATGTCACTCGCATTTATTAGACTGTCACAGCTGGCTCATTTAAATAAATACTTTGATGCTGTAGAAAGAGTTTTTGCAACTTTACGCCAATCGTacaatgaatttgatatGGATTTTATGCTACCTGACGTTGTTGATGCTTCTGGCTGCCGGTTGTTGActccaaaagaaattgaaaaaggtgTACACATAAAGGGATCCAAAATTATGAAAAGCATAGATGAAGACTTCAAGTTTGTCCACTGTCAACAACAGGGGATATTTCTAAAATCACCTACAGAAGACAATCCCCAACAGCTGCCTCAACACCAGACTTACGGAATTAATGAAAAGACACTACCAATTTTAGAgaatttattcaaaatcaatgatcttttccaattctccTATGACATATTGGACGGATCAAGTAAAAACGCCAACGCAGCCCCGACTGACTCCAATATCAATACAGATATGGGAcctgatgatgaattcataaaagaagatgatgaattaattcaaaaaagaaacttgaAAAGTGGTACGAAAAAGGATTCGACAAAAAATACCCCGAACGGCAAATCAGTTATAGACTCCCAGATGTTTTTAACATATTTCATCAATCATATTTTTAAATTCATGACTTTTCAACCGATGTTCCCCAAGAAAATAGGAGACCAGAagataaaatttttgagttCCATACTGACAAACTCTCAATTTATGCCCACAACTAATGAGTTGGATGTCACGATAAGAAGATCGTACGATGTCTCATCAAGCTCATGTAGACTGGGCGGTATTCTGGGCTTAAGCTCGCGCGTGTCCCCTCAAAGTGGCACCAACGGCAAGTATATTTTACCATCGTCATTGTTGGAAATGAGCGAAACAATCACACAGAGTTGTTTCTTATTAATGAAGGAGTTCGACGGGCTGGTCCCTCAAAGATTCGAATTGGATCCTTGCGCTGACGGGGATTGCGAATTCGATAGTGGCATTAAATCGCAAATGATCCTCGATGGCGAGTACGAGACCATTGAAAATGACCAGAGTATTGGGATCGAAGTTTGGAACCATGGTAGAGATGGAGGTGTCCAAAAAGCTAAGAGAAATTCAATAGTTGAAGGCGGGACAACAAAGGCCCAAAGCACCACAAATGATAAACCTGGAAACGCAAAGGCTGTTGCCGCAGGAAACGATGACGAAAGGACACAGATGCGTAGAGTTTTTACGCTTGGCAAGAACATCAAACCGCACATAACAAAGAACGACATCAGTGGCTCACAGTGGAATAACCATCCTGACTGGCCATTTTGGGTCAACAAAGTAGAATCCAGAAGGTTACTGGATTCCAATATCATCGAATCTGTATTTTATATGTATAGAATCAGCGGAAAACAAAAGTGGAGAACTATGGGTAAGCAGTCGTTTGAAATTCtgataaaagaaatgatAAAACTGAACAGCGGTGCTAAGGGGTTGTGGCAAGTAAAGgaattttatgaaaacGGCGAAAAAGTGAACAATGATTTACCAAGCTATTGGTTTTCCAGGACATTGAAATATTACTTGTTATTATTcagtgatggtgatgagATTTCATTAGACAAATATATCCTGACCCAGGGAGGTCACgtaatcaaaaagaaatga